The sequence ACATGCATGATGTTGCATGTAAACTCCATTCAGTAACACCGATAAGCTTCTATCTGAGCTATGTGGACAAGATATTTCAGACATTCTAGTGCTATCTGTGTTAAAGACATAAACAGGTTATACTGTATAGGTTTTCAGAGTCTGTGCAGTGTCAGTTTTATACTGCATCAGGGGTCAATTTGTTAGTTGTTAGCATTTCTACCGACAAAGAGAAGGTCTATGAAGAAATGCTGTCAGTCACTACTAATTAGTCACTGTTCAGTGCCCAGGGATGCTAACTTAGCGCTATGTAGCCCTTTAATGGACTGCTAGCACTGAATACAAATGTGTTATATGTATCAATAGATTATATTCTCGTCTCGttctagttttcattttcaaaaggaATGTCCTATTGAAAAAATAGACAGGATACAATGATACAGCAAAGTAAATAACTTCTATCCAGTGAGTTGTTCGTAGGTAGACAGCTAAAAGCCACAGTGAATGCCAATAGCCTAAAATAGCTAGCAAGTTATCACTTGGGCTACACTCTTTTGGTGTACATTGATCAACGTTTGGTTGCTTAATCCTTGGGATAGATTACAGAATCTATATTTGCCTATACCTTTGTTGACATAGAGATATGTGTAAGTGAATCAGATAAGAGAAGAGAACAGCAATATTCTACAGAATGGATATGTCATCATtgtttacagtacatatacTGGTAATACGAGGACCATGAAGTTTGCACTCTGATTGACTCTGTGTCCAGGTCCTGAGCAAGCAAAAAACACCCACAGTCACCATGCTTCACATGTACAATGACCTGCGCATTATTGCTGGGCTCAATGGGAAAATAGAGTTATCTATTTAGCAGTGACCATGACACTCAGCTAATGATATCTCGGAGTGTCACTGCTCAAGTCATTCATTGGTCAAGCATTAGTTATAATGCTTGAATGCTGGTCAAGCATTATAACTAATGCTTGACCAGTACCAAACTGTAGAATTAAGGGTCATGAACATGGCATGCCTTGGCTTTTCTTGCTCCAAGTGGAAAATCTTTTATTGCGTATAAGAACACTGTGTCTGTCTaaacaaatcacattcacattGTACCTGCAGAACATTGTGGGCAAAAGTGGGGGTGGTCCTTTCCATTCCTGTCCCAGCATGTCACTTAACTGACTCATTTGTTTGTGCTTGTTGCTGTTGCTTTAGTGAACCCACAATATCACTGAACACATTCGACACATTTTACATCACACTCGTGATTGAATTATTCATTGACAGACCAAAATCCTGTCAGCCTTGTAATATTATCTGTGCTCTGTGTCATGTTAAAATAGTTTAAAGTCCAACAGTCAGCAAGCAAGAAACTGGGCTGTATAAAATGtgcactgactgactgaaatcCTGTTAACTTGTTGGGATTATGGCTGTGCATGACTGAAAAAAAGGGTTTGCACTTGTTTGCGCTGTTTTAATCTTATCTGCAGCCAGATAccatctgaaatatgaaaacTAATCTCCgcttttcattcattgttttttaaagataatcCAGAAGTTAAGGACAAAGCAGGAAGAGGGAAGAAAGGTGTCCAATAGAGGCGGAACAAAGGAGAGATTGGAGATGGAACAGCCTCAGCCGATttggcacacacaaacagcaatcCAGGATGTGGCTGGACCGCTGCAAAAGAAGTTGTCAGTCATGAGCCAGAGCCAGCTGGAGTGCGTCATTTGCTACAACAGCTACGACAACGTCTTCAAAACACCCAAGCAGTTGGGGTGCACCCACACCTTCTGCCTGGAGTGCCTCTCCCGTCTCATGGTAGTCTCGCAGACAGACCAGAATGGCGACGATGGCAGCAAAAACCTCACTTGTCCCTTCTGCCGCCAACTCACTACGCTGTCTGAGGAGGGACCCCCGGGCCTGACTACCGACCAAGAGGTCCTGTGCAAGTTGCCCAGCcaccagcagcaggaggagccaGTGTGGATAGAGGGGCAGAAGCTATGCTACAAAACCCCGAGGCAACCCGGCATGGGCACACCTGACAGTCCCACGGCCTTCTGCGTCTGCATCGACATTGGGGCCACCAAGCCAGTGATTGCCCCAGTCCCGACACGTTCCCGTTTTGGCCTGCTGGACCGGCTGGCAGACTGGAAGAGATTGGTGCTCTTCATTGTGCTCATGGTGCTGCTTGTTGTCGTCGTGTCGTGGCCACTGCAGTGTGTATTCAACACTGGAAAATTGCGCTGTACGAAAGACGACATCAGCCCCACTAACGCCTCTACTCCCAGAACACTTAGTAATTAAGAATAAACTGTCAGAGTGAAGGGACGTCACTGTAAATGTATATAGTATTGTAAATTTATATATCAGTAATACTTTCAATATTTGACACTGTAAATTTTTTGTGCATAATTGCAGTTGTGATAAGTGCAAATGGTTTTTGCTACACACAACACCTCAgattttaaacctgcattagaACCACAGAtgttaaagccactatgtgtaggCTTTTTACATTTCGAGCATTGGCACCCCCCAGTGGTAGTTTCAAAAAAGACACTGTAGCAGACCTGACAAGGGGACACTGAGACAAATGTGCTGTACCAATTTTCACCTGAACTTTATGCCATTTTCTACAAACAACAACTCATTCCACcaaataatttgaaagatacTATAATCATTATATGATTCCCCACATAAGGGCTTTAACTCTACAAAGCTGGAGATCATCTTTCTCAACAGTCCTACATAAGCAGGACGTTACTAAACTGTTCATACAGGCTTGTAAagactgacatacagtatgtctacgTACTTTCACTCaaatcattttcagtgtcactAACACATTCACAGATGTCATATGTTTGCACTTTAATCAACCTGTTGTTTGAAATTGAACAAGAGATCGAGTTGTGTGCCACTTGAAAATGCGCCTCAGATCACACTGGGCCTGAATGTGAAACTGTAACTTGAGGAACAGCAAAACTcaaattattataattgttgtttttagctGTTAGAGCTTCTCACAGCACGAGAGGTCCTTTTCTTGGCATTGCAGTCATTTTGGGAGCCACTAGTAGTACTATAAACTGGTTTGATGGAATCTGTTGTCATATTCAGACACTTGGCAGAGTATCAGATAATGGAGAGCACGAGTGGATTGTTTTGCTGCTCAACATTCAGCGATGACGCTGTTGTATTCAAGCCAAACAGTGTTTAAAATGCTGCAATTTGTTAATGATGTGAACTTTGCTCTGCAAATATCGGTTGGCTGAAGAACAACAAATAGTTTCtactaacaaaaacaaaggtCTGTCACAAAAGGAAGTGAATGTAATTACAATGTGCCAACTGAAAAGTCTGTAGTATATATTGTACAGTtgatctgtgtgttttgataTGTCCTTGTTTACAGAACTCGAATAAAAAAGTGAGGTACAAGCTCAGATCATGTTTCTGGGAAATAACATTTGAGCATGACAACCTCATTATTAAGATGGATATCATTTGGTGGTTTATCATGTTCACGCATTCTCCCTGCGTCTTAAAAACTAAATTTACGGCAGCATCAGTTTGGTGGTTTAATCTGTCTGACAAGCAGGTGCAGTAAATTCTCTCCAAATAACACACCACTCCCAAAGAGCTTGTATACAAATTAAAAAGAAGTATTAGTTTCAGTTGCTTAGTTGCTAAGCAGCCCATCCATTCAATGACCACTGTTCGTCATTTCCTCCCTTAAAGTCTTGACTATAAAAGCAAAGCCCTGCCTAGTCTGGACAGGAAGTTGCTGTTATGGGTTTTATGTATTCCTGGATTAGGTGCGTCAGATTGAGGAAAAATTAGGTTGTGGGGTTTTCCACGTGACTCACTTATAACACGAGGTTGATGAGGCAGTTACGTTCAATTCAAACGTTCATTTAGGAGTGgctgtaataaaacatcaacTTCCTGAAACTGTGTTGAAAGTGCCAGTAAATATGGTTAACTATTAAATGCAAATAAGGAAGGCTCAGTCATTGATTAAAGATGTCTGTCTCTgaataaattaagttaaaaaggAAGACAATAATAAATAGTgtacgtaaaaaaaaaaaagagtaatagCTTCTTAGTAAGTTAGCTGGCATTATTTTGCTCTGGAGAATTTAAACTAAACCTTTTCAAGAAAGAAGCTAGTTATGAAGTTGTTGATGTATGTTTTTCCCTTCTTTCcagtaaaacagaataaacaggCTTTTTCTTTGTGGAAGGCAGCTATATAAAACTCTTTGATTCTACAGTTATGCTGCTCATGtgttaaaatgctgaaaataaCAGTTAAAACATCACTAATTTAAAACTCATCATTCTTGTTTTCCCCCTTTTACCATTCTTGAACAGTTTCTACGGGCCATTTCATCCATGAAATGATCTGTCATTACTGGTGAAATTGGTGTTTTTCTGGAGTTTGATTCCTTTCTCGCCTTTCGATATTAATATTAGTTAACTGGTGTTCAATGAGCATTTTTCCAATTGAAGAGACAACTTGAGTGGATGAGATGGAAAGCCGCAGCAGGGTCCAACACAAACACCAGCTCATAAGACACCGCCCAACGTTCTCTGCCGCTTCTCTACAAACAGGGACAGCACCTGGAGGCAAAAAAGCCCCTGCTTGTTACACTgatctttctttcattttgggGCACAGTTTCCAGGGAACTTTTTCCAAAAATGGTCAAGATTCTCCGTTTCCTTCCTTCAGTTGTAAACCTGCTCCACATTCACGAGTGAAAACAACAGAGACAAGCAAAAATCATGTGTAAATTTAGATAGTGCCATCATAGATTTTTATTAAACTATATGATAATAAACCATTTTGATGCCATTTCTGGCAGCTCATTGCATCAGCAGTTGTAGCCTATACAGCAAGAAGGCGTCAAGGCAGAGCCAgtgcaagaagaagaaaacggAAGAGCCTCCACTGAACATAGGAGCTCAGTATACTACGACTCACTTCAGGCATACTGTGACCAACAGAGGAACAAGgactcaaaacaaaaagatatccACATCATGTTCAAGTAAATAAAAGAGgacaagcagagagaaaatacCATGTTACCACTGCATACCTCCATGTACACTGGTTCAACTCAGAGCCAGAATTTACTTATTGATGGTAAAATTacaccaataataataataataacaataataataacaataataataataataataattcagacACAATACAAAATGCAAGAatggacaaaacaatcaattagAAATATACAATTTGAAACATATCACcaaatgaaacaagaaaaaaaaaaaaaaaaagaaaacaacaaaaaaacaacaacactgatgGCAAAAATCTACTGCACTACCAAAAATACTTCCACATCCAAAGGACATCCAGACAGCCTGAGGCCAAAGATTCAGCAGTTTCACACTTTCAAGTATTTGATGTTTCACTATATTATAAACAATTTGACCCAGAGAGGcaaagtgaaaaacaataaaaatctaaattatcCACAGCGCAAGATAGTTCAggaacacagaaacaaaaccacaaaagtcATTAATCATTCATAGGACAAAGATCACATTTCAGGTGGGAAAAGGACAAAAGGGAAACCGGCGGGATTCAAACCTCCTCAATGTTCAAATTCAACTGAAGTACATCAAGTGGCGCAACGTATTTCTAACAGACATAGACCTTCACTGACACAGGGTATCAATGCCATTAATTTCATAAACATATAGCTTTTATTCACATGAGGAATTAACCATTAAAATACATGGCAACAATTTATACCAGTAAAAGTCTTAAAACTGACA is a genomic window of Thunnus maccoyii chromosome 4, fThuMac1.1, whole genome shotgun sequence containing:
- the LOC121895981 gene encoding RING finger protein 223 — translated: MEQPQPIWHTQTAIQDVAGPLQKKLSVMSQSQLECVICYNSYDNVFKTPKQLGCTHTFCLECLSRLMVVSQTDQNGDDGSKNLTCPFCRQLTTLSEEGPPGLTTDQEVLCKLPSHQQQEEPVWIEGQKLCYKTPRQPGMGTPDSPTAFCVCIDIGATKPVIAPVPTRSRFGLLDRLADWKRLVLFIVLMVLLVVVVSWPLQCVFNTGKLRCTKDDISPTNASTPRTLSN